In one window of Bdellovibrio bacteriovorus W DNA:
- a CDS encoding putative outer membrane protein (COG2885 Outer membrane protein and related peptidoglycan-associated (lipo)proteins), giving the protein MILAINEKASPIVRNSDPALSRFYTHEFEGVHVKKLVLIGTAATLLATGCATTQENPNTAKGAGIGAAAGAVLGAVVGHQTGRRNEGALIGAALGAGIGGVAGQRMDKQAKELEKIAETKRTEQGLITKLKSDILFDTGKADLKPMAVNNIAELGTIMKKYPENIITVKGYTDDTGSAMVNNPLSQNRADAVRRQLVASGIPANTVTAIGMGAMNPVDPAKTKEARAKNRRVELEITVDQTKVPKK; this is encoded by the coding sequence ATGATTTTAGCAATTAACGAAAAGGCATCGCCCATTGTGAGGAACAGTGATCCTGCGTTGTCTCGTTTTTACACACACGAATTTGAAGGAGTCCATGTGAAAAAGTTGGTCTTAATCGGAACAGCTGCCACTTTGTTAGCAACAGGCTGCGCTACAACACAAGAAAATCCAAACACTGCAAAAGGCGCAGGTATTGGAGCCGCTGCGGGTGCCGTTCTGGGCGCTGTTGTGGGTCACCAAACAGGTCGTCGTAATGAAGGTGCATTGATTGGTGCTGCTCTAGGTGCTGGTATCGGTGGAGTTGCTGGTCAACGCATGGACAAACAAGCAAAAGAACTTGAAAAAATTGCGGAGACAAAACGCACGGAGCAAGGTCTTATCACAAAGCTTAAAAGTGACATCCTCTTCGACACTGGCAAAGCAGATTTGAAGCCAATGGCTGTGAACAATATTGCTGAGCTTGGAACTATCATGAAGAAGTATCCTGAAAATATCATCACGGTAAAAGGTTACACGGATGACACAGGTTCTGCGATGGTTAACAATCCGCTTTCACAAAACCGCGCTGATGCTGTTCGCCGTCAACTTGTAGCCTCTGGCATTCCTGCAAACACGGTGACTGCGATTGGTATGGGAGCGATGAATCCGGTAGATCCAGCGAAAACAAAAGAAGCACGCGCGAAAAATCGCCGTGTGGAACTTGAGATCACAGTGGATCAAACTAAAGTTCCTAAAAAATAG
- a CDS encoding HD superfamily hydrolase (COG1896 Predicted hydrolases of HD superfamily): MNIEMPELTEKLNRPEVIEKSWVITLSGTRFNILKPDPEAVRIEDIACALARQARFNGHTRFFYSVGQHSCLGAEVSPTKEIALHMLFHDATEAYVGDLVSPVKALLPDFEVIESRIHWAISKKIGLEYPLPKVVKQIDRRLLATEVRDLITKDIASWGIGPDEPFEFPIIPWPPEVTEARFLEIARKLMNK, encoded by the coding sequence ATGAATATCGAAATGCCAGAACTTACAGAGAAGCTCAATCGCCCAGAAGTTATTGAAAAATCATGGGTGATCACCCTGTCAGGAACACGTTTTAATATTTTAAAACCAGATCCTGAAGCAGTCCGTATAGAAGACATTGCCTGCGCATTGGCGCGACAAGCACGCTTTAATGGGCACACACGCTTCTTCTACAGCGTTGGACAGCACTCATGCTTAGGGGCTGAGGTTTCTCCGACAAAAGAGATTGCTCTTCACATGCTCTTTCATGATGCGACCGAAGCGTATGTTGGAGACCTTGTGTCTCCGGTGAAAGCTCTTTTGCCTGACTTTGAAGTGATTGAGTCTAGAATTCATTGGGCGATTTCAAAAAAGATCGGACTAGAGTATCCGCTTCCAAAAGTTGTGAAACAAATCGATAGACGATTGTTAGCGACAGAAGTTCGAGATCTCATTACGAAGGATATCGCTTCTTGGGGGATTGGCCCAGATGAGCCTTTTGAGTTTCCGATTATTCCGTGGCCACCAGAAGTGACAGAAGCGCGCTTCTTAGAAATTGCTCGAAAGCTAATGAATAAATAA